One part of the Bdellovibrio sp. KM01 genome encodes these proteins:
- the mazG gene encoding nucleoside triphosphate pyrophosphohydrolase, translating into MAKTPAELRNIESLVEIVASLRGPDGCPWDKEQTHESLTQYAIEETFELVEAIESAPAQRDRKMKDELGDVLFQVVLHSQLASERGAFTLADVIENVAEKLVRRHPHVFGDVKVADSAEVVKNWDEIKKKESGIGGDGVSGATPDYALKVPPLPALQRAYKIGKRTEKYKFDWENVEGVMLKVEEEFDELREALDNDVDSEIEHELGDVLFSLAQLGRHLGMEPEQVLRKGNARFEERFNKMVKFASADGKDWGALNVEEKEQFWLKAKAALKK; encoded by the coding sequence ATGGCAAAAACTCCTGCTGAATTACGTAATATTGAGTCCTTGGTCGAGATCGTCGCAAGTCTTCGCGGCCCCGACGGCTGTCCTTGGGACAAAGAGCAGACTCATGAGTCTTTGACCCAGTATGCAATCGAGGAAACTTTTGAATTGGTGGAAGCTATTGAGAGTGCTCCTGCCCAGCGCGATCGCAAGATGAAAGATGAATTGGGGGATGTGCTTTTCCAAGTGGTTCTTCACTCACAATTAGCTTCCGAACGTGGAGCATTTACTCTGGCTGACGTGATTGAAAATGTGGCAGAAAAATTGGTGCGCCGCCATCCCCATGTGTTTGGCGATGTGAAGGTTGCTGATTCCGCTGAGGTCGTTAAAAACTGGGACGAGATTAAAAAGAAGGAATCTGGTATTGGCGGTGATGGCGTTAGCGGCGCAACACCGGATTACGCATTAAAAGTCCCCCCCCTTCCCGCTTTGCAGCGCGCCTATAAAATAGGCAAACGCACTGAGAAATACAAATTCGACTGGGAAAATGTCGAAGGCGTGATGTTGAAGGTCGAAGAAGAATTCGATGAATTGCGTGAAGCTTTGGATAATGACGTGGATTCTGAAATCGAGCACGAGCTCGGGGATGTTTTATTCTCTTTAGCGCAGCTGGGCCGCCATTTGGGTATGGAACCCGAGCAGGTTCTTCGTAAAGGCAACGCTCGCTTTGAGGAGCGCTTTAATAAGATGGTTAAATTCGCTTCGGCAGATGGCAAAGACTGGGGCGCCTTGAATGTCGAAGAGAAAGAGCAGTTTTGGTTGAAAGCTAAGGCGGCTCTTAAAAAGTAG
- a CDS encoding HD family phosphohydrolase, with amino-acid sequence MPQRGKGSKKNESHATRVNYEDHSLKFLDWVDSIGLEKTFFGRALHMLEEKLFVRRAAFIFLYCVLLSYTIFYQFDVPYNFNVGDVAKYDVTSPIGFEMTDEVTTEEKRMKAEYAVPVVYDFDTSVFERVSLGLIHSFRTMRNYQREVVWPKQPAAQRAKVKEFFQYKKEFESELGVSVSDFMYEWLIDNKFSARIEAIMIRNLENWYEQKIAEAPDRFIPAGQSTVVARVVHRNNLGREFNISRGEIVDIQDPDHFTLEDRKELDRFQEGDRANILYFARSLLVPNLTLNKQETASRKQASRDAVIPVNITIKKNQVIVAQGSVVQPFHMAVVKQIENIRSDKRKDLTALAMALMLSMAIIVFFSYLKRFSLNRVKVDFKDLMVMMLITFGTILFTKVYLFVIDAAFVSKLGHLLPATFFLYAAPIAAGPMLVGLLITSGEIVWLYTAFVSLCLGIMVDYNYALMLFSMIGGIAAARGVFNCKTRNDIYFAGVRTGVVNALVIAFVLTMTRFDQEGALREILFAIPAGFIGGILSSLCAMMFIPLLESIFNYTTDVKLLELSNLNHPLLKDMIVKAPGTYHHSMMVGSMVEAAAEEIGANSLLGKVMCYYHDIGKMEHANYFIENQKPGNNPHDHISPFMSKTLLIAHVKDGVEMGVAYKLGKPIIDGIIQHHGTTLISYFYNKALDLKKEEDPEISDQDFRYPGPKPQFREAALCMLADSIEAAARSLDEPTPARLQNIVRNIVQRKFSDGQLDECNLTLKDISKVEAAFIRILLGIYHQRIDYPRSAGGQLGESTPTTKQG; translated from the coding sequence ATGCCTCAGCGTGGTAAAGGTTCAAAAAAAAATGAGAGTCATGCGACTCGGGTTAATTACGAAGATCACAGTCTAAAGTTTTTGGACTGGGTTGATTCCATTGGCCTCGAAAAAACTTTCTTCGGGCGTGCATTGCATATGCTGGAAGAAAAGCTTTTCGTGCGCAGAGCGGCCTTTATTTTCCTGTACTGTGTTCTTTTGTCTTACACCATCTTTTATCAATTCGATGTGCCTTATAACTTCAATGTCGGGGATGTCGCAAAATACGACGTAACATCTCCTATCGGTTTCGAAATGACCGACGAAGTAACGACAGAAGAAAAGCGCATGAAGGCCGAGTACGCCGTCCCGGTCGTTTATGATTTTGATACGAGTGTTTTCGAAAGAGTCTCCCTGGGGCTGATTCATTCATTCCGCACCATGCGAAACTATCAGCGCGAAGTGGTCTGGCCCAAACAGCCCGCAGCCCAAAGAGCCAAAGTAAAAGAATTTTTCCAATACAAAAAAGAATTTGAATCAGAGCTCGGGGTGAGTGTTTCTGATTTCATGTACGAGTGGCTGATCGATAACAAGTTCAGCGCCCGTATCGAAGCGATCATGATTCGTAATCTGGAAAACTGGTACGAACAAAAAATCGCCGAAGCCCCAGATCGCTTTATCCCCGCAGGGCAGTCCACAGTGGTGGCTCGCGTCGTTCATCGTAATAATCTGGGCCGTGAATTTAATATCTCTCGTGGCGAAATCGTGGATATCCAGGATCCCGATCACTTCACTCTGGAAGATCGCAAAGAGCTGGATCGTTTTCAAGAAGGGGATCGCGCAAATATTCTGTATTTTGCAAGATCGCTTCTGGTACCAAACCTCACGCTGAACAAACAAGAAACAGCCAGCCGCAAACAAGCCTCCCGCGATGCCGTGATTCCAGTGAATATCACGATCAAAAAGAATCAAGTGATCGTGGCTCAGGGCTCCGTCGTCCAGCCTTTCCATATGGCGGTTGTTAAGCAAATCGAAAACATCCGTTCTGATAAACGTAAGGATCTGACGGCGCTCGCAATGGCGTTGATGCTTTCCATGGCCATCATCGTTTTCTTTTCGTACTTAAAACGTTTCAGCCTCAACAGAGTGAAAGTGGACTTCAAAGACCTGATGGTCATGATGCTGATCACTTTCGGCACGATCCTTTTCACCAAAGTCTATCTGTTCGTGATAGACGCGGCCTTCGTTTCAAAACTAGGACATCTTTTGCCGGCAACATTCTTCCTTTATGCAGCTCCGATTGCGGCGGGGCCCATGCTTGTTGGTCTTCTAATTACATCTGGCGAGATCGTTTGGTTGTACACGGCTTTCGTGTCCCTGTGTCTGGGAATCATGGTCGATTACAACTATGCCCTGATGCTTTTCAGTATGATCGGCGGTATCGCCGCCGCCCGGGGCGTGTTTAATTGTAAAACGAGGAATGATATTTACTTTGCCGGGGTCAGAACCGGGGTCGTGAATGCCTTGGTGATCGCCTTCGTTTTAACGATGACTCGTTTTGATCAAGAGGGTGCTTTAAGAGAAATTCTTTTCGCCATTCCAGCAGGTTTCATCGGTGGTATCTTAAGTTCTTTGTGCGCGATGATGTTCATTCCGCTTTTGGAGTCCATCTTCAATTATACGACAGACGTAAAACTCCTGGAGCTTTCAAACCTCAATCATCCTCTTTTAAAAGACATGATCGTAAAAGCACCCGGAACATACCACCATTCCATGATGGTGGGTTCCATGGTGGAGGCTGCAGCCGAGGAAATCGGTGCGAACTCGCTCCTGGGTAAAGTTATGTGCTATTACCACGACATCGGTAAAATGGAGCACGCGAACTACTTTATTGAAAATCAAAAACCAGGCAATAACCCGCACGATCATATCTCGCCATTTATGAGCAAAACACTCCTGATCGCCCACGTAAAAGACGGGGTGGAGATGGGTGTGGCTTATAAGCTGGGTAAGCCTATTATCGACGGTATTATTCAGCATCACGGAACAACGTTGATCTCTTATTTCTATAATAAAGCTTTGGATCTTAAAAAAGAAGAAGACCCAGAAATCAGCGATCAAGACTTCCGTTACCCAGGTCCGAAACCGCAATTTCGTGAGGCCGCCTTGTGTATGTTGGCGGATTCCATCGAGGCGGCGGCAAGATCTTTGGATGAGCCAACTCCAGCGCGCCTGCAAAATATCGTTAGAAATATTGTGCAAAGAAAATTCTCCGACGGGCAGTTGGATGAGTGTAATTTGACCCTGAAAGATATTTCCAAAGTTGAAGCCGCTTTCATTCGCATTCTTTTGGGTATATACCATCAGCGTATTGATTACCCACGCTCTGCCGGTGGCCAGTTGGGTGAATCCACGCCAACGACAAAACAAGGATAG
- the ybeY gene encoding rRNA maturation RNase YbeY, which translates to MQVLIINESKHTVPRKFIQEWMDQVVAELKKRKVLNAEKARRELTLVFLDKKPAQKINNEFRGKDYATDVLSFDSMDPSSFGELILCPEVLKKQAKEHKLTFQKELGYMLLHGTLHLLGYDHETNEKDAKKMFDLQDAIFERLLRSPT; encoded by the coding sequence ATGCAGGTTCTGATTATCAATGAGTCGAAACACACGGTGCCTCGCAAGTTCATTCAGGAATGGATGGATCAAGTGGTGGCGGAGCTTAAAAAGCGTAAAGTACTAAACGCTGAAAAAGCCCGTCGTGAATTGACGTTGGTGTTCTTAGATAAAAAACCCGCACAAAAGATCAATAACGAATTCCGTGGGAAAGACTATGCCACGGATGTTTTGTCATTTGACTCGATGGATCCCTCCAGTTTTGGCGAACTTATTTTGTGCCCTGAAGTGCTGAAAAAACAAGCGAAGGAACACAAGCTGACTTTCCAAAAAGAGCTGGGTTACATGCTGTTGCACGGAACACTGCATCTCTTGGGGTACGATCACGAGACGAATGAAAAAGACGCGAAAAAGATGTTCGATCTGCAAGATGCGATCTTTGAGCGTTTGCTGCGTAGCCCCACTTGA
- the prfB gene encoding peptide chain release factor 2 (programmed frameshift) produces MSIITESSDVKKRINELESFAKELRGYFDLDKKKKRLDELAIQAENPALWGKPDEMQKLNKEKSLLDKAVGEFDSFTSRLSDASVLLEMAAEATDEGSFTEVKTEVSSLEKLAQELELKRVLNGELDGNSTYLSINSGAGGTESCDWAEMLLRMYTRYADKHGYKTQVIEMTEGEGAGIKSCTLLIEGPYAYGYLKAESGVHRLVRISPFDSNARRHTSFSSVFAWAEVDDDINIEIRPEDLKVDTYRSSGAGGQHVNKTDSAVRMTHIPTGVIVSCQIERSQVQNREKALKMLKAKLYEIELEKRNAEKDAMNSSKKANEWGSQIRSYVMHPYQMVKDHRTDYETNQVDDVMDGDLDGFIMAYLKEQVNQEVKPS; encoded by the exons ATGTCGATTATTACTGAATCCTCAGACGTTAAAAAACGTATCAACGAACTCGAAAGCTTCGCCAAGGAGCTTCGGGGGTAT TTTGACCTAGATAAAAAGAAAAAGCGCCTTGATGAGCTGGCAATTCAGGCGGAAAACCCCGCATTGTGGGGGAAGCCCGATGAAATGCAAAAGCTCAATAAGGAAAAAAGCCTGCTGGATAAAGCCGTGGGTGAGTTTGATTCTTTTACGAGTCGTTTGAGTGATGCTTCAGTCCTACTGGAAATGGCAGCAGAAGCCACCGATGAGGGCAGTTTTACCGAAGTTAAAACTGAAGTCTCTTCCTTGGAAAAATTAGCTCAAGAATTAGAATTGAAACGAGTTCTTAACGGAGAACTTGATGGCAATAGCACGTACCTTTCCATTAACTCGGGTGCCGGTGGGACCGAGTCTTGCGATTGGGCGGAAATGCTTTTGCGTATGTACACGCGTTACGCGGATAAACACGGTTATAAAACTCAAGTGATCGAGATGACCGAGGGCGAGGGTGCTGGGATTAAATCCTGCACGCTTTTGATTGAAGGCCCGTATGCTTATGGATATTTAAAAGCGGAATCAGGCGTGCATCGTCTGGTGCGAATTTCTCCATTTGATTCGAATGCTCGTCGTCACACATCGTTTTCGTCTGTGTTTGCGTGGGCGGAAGTTGATGACGATATCAATATCGAAATTCGTCCAGAAGATTTGAAAGTAGATACCTATCGCTCCAGCGGCGCCGGTGGTCAGCACGTCAATAAAACGGACTCTGCAGTTCGTATGACCCACATCCCGACGGGTGTGATCGTATCTTGCCAAATTGAACGTTCCCAAGTGCAAAATCGTGAAAAAGCTTTGAAGATGTTGAAAGCAAAACTTTACGAAATTGAACTTGAAAAACGCAATGCCGAAAAAGATGCGATGAACTCCTCTAAAAAAGCCAATGAATGGGGCTCGCAAATTCGTTCTTACGTGATGCACCCTTATCAAATGGTGAAAGATCACCGTACAGATTATGAAACCAATCAGGTCGATGACGTGATGGACGGTGATTTGGATGGCTTTATCATGGCTTACCTAAAAGAACAGGTGAACCAGGAAGTGAAGCCCTCGTGA
- a CDS encoding ABC transporter permease: MALFGLVLGVASLVVSMAVMSGFETTLQKAMTDVSGYVQVVKRSRFPDDWRELEEKIRKADPKLVSAARFVFVEGIMAHNGQISGVLLEGIDKDRVNETLNLGSRVKEGSADLSAPSDVPLALIGSGLAKKMGLNIGDQFRVVLPIADSSDPSSFNRKVGTFKLQGVVELGKYEWNERFIMIDLKVAQDVAAIGDRYTGLMLKFDDAAYAREAGFRISTALGSPYWVRDWRDSNENLFDAVAVERPVIFFVVSIIIFVAAFNISSSLFVNVMQRFKDIAILKTVGVSRKDVIKIFAAQGLILGAAGLILGFILGLILCVLFNWAQGRLGLISGAVYRVDSIQVNIRFLDTIAICVATMLICFLATLAPAKRGADLNPMEGLRNE; this comes from the coding sequence TTGGCATTATTTGGTTTGGTTTTGGGTGTGGCATCTTTGGTTGTGTCCATGGCCGTGATGAGTGGTTTTGAAACGACTTTGCAAAAAGCCATGACCGATGTTTCGGGTTATGTGCAAGTGGTAAAGCGTTCGCGCTTTCCGGATGACTGGCGTGAACTTGAAGAAAAAATCCGTAAAGCCGATCCCAAATTGGTGAGTGCTGCACGCTTTGTTTTCGTAGAAGGCATCATGGCCCACAACGGGCAAATTTCCGGTGTGCTTTTAGAGGGAATCGATAAAGACAGAGTGAACGAAACATTGAATCTGGGAAGCCGGGTGAAAGAGGGCTCTGCTGATTTGTCAGCACCATCCGACGTCCCCCTGGCTTTGATTGGTTCCGGCCTTGCTAAAAAAATGGGTCTTAACATTGGCGATCAATTTCGCGTGGTTTTACCCATTGCAGATTCCTCTGATCCATCAAGCTTTAACAGAAAAGTCGGGACATTTAAGCTGCAAGGTGTGGTGGAGCTAGGAAAATACGAGTGGAATGAACGCTTTATTATGATCGATCTGAAGGTCGCTCAGGATGTGGCTGCCATCGGTGATCGTTATACAGGCTTGATGTTGAAATTTGATGACGCCGCCTATGCTCGCGAGGCGGGCTTTCGCATTAGTACGGCATTGGGCTCGCCGTATTGGGTTCGCGACTGGCGTGATTCGAATGAAAACCTTTTCGATGCAGTGGCGGTCGAAAGACCCGTCATTTTCTTTGTCGTTTCCATCATTATTTTCGTGGCAGCCTTTAATATCTCGTCCTCGTTATTTGTGAATGTGATGCAAAGATTTAAAGACATCGCGATTTTAAAAACCGTGGGTGTCAGTCGTAAAGACGTGATTAAAATTTTCGCGGCCCAAGGACTTATCCTGGGGGCTGCGGGCTTGATCCTGGGTTTTATTTTGGGTTTGATATTGTGCGTACTCTTCAATTGGGCTCAAGGTCGCCTGGGTTTGATCTCCGGCGCGGTTTACCGAGTTGATTCTATCCAAGTTAATATCCGCTTTTTAGATACAATTGCTATTTGTGTCGCAACGATGTTGATTTGTTTTCTGGCGACACTGGCTCCGGCAAAACGTGGGGCTGATCTCAATCCTATGGAAGGACTGCGAAATGAATAA
- a CDS encoding ABC transporter ATP-binding protein: protein MNNPTSHFLSVRNIHKSYPSGNGELEILRGVSMDIHGGEALAILGSSGAGKSTLLQIMGTLDRPTMGEVTFEGRNLLAMNDEELSKFRNAEMGFVFQFHHLLSEFNAVENVMIPCRVAGEAPKAAKEKALHLLEFMGLADRAEHYPNQLSGGELQRVAIARALVRHPKILFADEPTGNLDSNTSGKIQELFFRLKEEMKLALVIVTHDLTFATRFPKVYRMKDGLWV from the coding sequence ATGAATAATCCAACCAGCCATTTTCTTTCCGTTCGCAATATTCACAAGTCATATCCCAGTGGTAATGGCGAATTAGAAATCCTTCGCGGTGTTAGCATGGACATTCATGGCGGTGAAGCTTTAGCGATCTTAGGTTCGTCCGGAGCGGGGAAAAGTACGCTTTTGCAGATCATGGGAACTCTGGATCGTCCGACGATGGGTGAGGTGACTTTTGAAGGTCGTAATTTGCTCGCGATGAATGATGAAGAGCTTTCAAAGTTTCGTAATGCAGAAATGGGCTTCGTTTTTCAATTCCATCACTTGTTAAGTGAATTCAATGCGGTGGAAAATGTGATGATTCCGTGCCGAGTGGCAGGCGAAGCACCCAAGGCCGCGAAAGAAAAGGCTTTGCATTTGTTAGAGTTCATGGGGCTTGCGGATCGTGCTGAGCACTATCCGAATCAATTATCAGGTGGGGAGCTGCAGCGTGTGGCGATTGCTCGGGCCCTGGTTCGTCACCCTAAAATTCTGTTTGCGGATGAGCCGACGGGGAACTTGGATTCAAATACCAGCGGAAAAATTCAGGAATTGTTTTTCCGCTTGAAAGAAGAAATGAAATTGGCGTTGGTTATCGTGACTCATGATTTGACATTTGCGACACGCTTTCCAAAAGTCTACAGAATGAAAGACGGTCTTTGGGTCTAA
- a CDS encoding trypsin-like serine protease → MARLSALVFFACLGACSSVSLKNIDRYPNIVGGTEVSADHLLAKKVVLILGTTQMGGRGYCTGIVIDKDVILTAAHCINPAIVKYYVIPHIDMSPESGYDRVRDSILVTKWITHEDYVDEGNKQFNDVALLKLERPVPGDYEPIPLYDGKAKLSSQEVTLAGYGRTSETSRDSSYLRFTTKSIKDVLVNYKGEKGAMYLTNGDVKGACEGDSGGPVFYEVNKQVQLAAVISTTFGPDAMTFCHGIVKAMYVPDFIPWIEKNKPLLNR, encoded by the coding sequence ATGGCACGACTATCAGCATTAGTTTTCTTTGCATGTCTTGGGGCCTGCAGCTCAGTGTCTCTTAAAAACATCGATCGCTATCCAAACATTGTAGGCGGAACTGAGGTCTCAGCTGATCACTTGCTGGCAAAGAAAGTTGTCCTAATTTTAGGCACAACTCAAATGGGTGGCAGAGGATATTGCACGGGCATCGTTATCGACAAAGACGTTATCCTCACCGCTGCTCATTGTATCAATCCCGCAATCGTCAAATACTACGTCATTCCACATATCGATATGTCTCCAGAATCAGGCTATGACCGCGTCAGAGATTCCATTTTAGTTACGAAGTGGATCACCCATGAAGACTATGTCGACGAGGGAAATAAACAATTCAATGACGTCGCTCTGTTGAAATTGGAAAGACCCGTCCCCGGCGATTATGAACCGATTCCATTGTATGATGGCAAAGCAAAACTTTCGAGTCAGGAAGTCACATTGGCAGGTTACGGCCGAACAAGTGAGACATCCCGCGATTCCAGCTATCTGCGCTTTACCACAAAAAGCATCAAAGATGTTTTAGTGAACTACAAAGGCGAAAAGGGCGCGATGTATTTAACCAATGGTGACGTTAAGGGCGCTTGCGAAGGTGATTCCGGTGGACCGGTGTTTTACGAAGTAAACAAGCAGGTTCAATTAGCAGCCGTGATCTCCACCACTTTTGGTCCCGATGCGATGACATTTTGTCACGGCATCGTGAAAGCGATGTATGTTCCAGATTTTATTCCTTGGATCGAAAAAAACAAGCCGCTTTTAAATCGATAA
- the bamA gene encoding outer membrane protein assembly factor BamA, with protein MIKLLCTLLLVTATSTAMAAPKKKTPKKNGPTASAPAQPASSGITIKSIEVAGNRKIEKDAILTKIASKAGAEYSAATVRADVEALFKLGFFNNIEVDRQVTGKEAVLTYKVLEKPSITEITYEGNSEIKSEDIADATGIKAYQLLNMSKVKEAVEKVQKLYEDKGFFLARVEAEVQNITQDETVRLVFKIRENDKVKVRKVTFLGAKNLTEAELKSKMITQEGGFFSAMSGSGQYKQEAFDRDVQIIRFMYYNQGYVQAKVDRPQVTVTPDKKNIYITFHVEEGEQYSVGDVDFAGDLLFPKAELFEAIKIDKNGVFSYEVLQKDISELTAKYGDLGYAFANVIPRTRANDKERKMDLVFEFDKGSKVYFGKINVVGNSKTRDKVVRRELKVHEGELYNETRRRQSLENIQRLGFFEDVNFKTSVDPEKTDVMNVDIAVKERNTGQIQLGAGYGTSQGFTLQGSVQQSNFLGRGQNLGANVNLSGTGSYYSLSFTEPYFNDTEWSLGGDLYRSQNTGRVDYDEAHTGMSLRMGHPIAEFTRGFLRAKYDKSELTERKDSTGKVITDEDLFPLATASGETISLTGTLEYDTRNDRFSPTKGIFASASYEYAGFGQLKYNRASTRFNYFKNIFWDVVWRNDLQYARIDGIDGQDVPFNELYLLGGPYSLRGFRSYRVGKMKRSQKIYNDLTNPAVTNPPLSAEQAEIQAMRFYGGTQQAMARTELQFPLVKDAGIMGAGFFDVGAADDVLTSDSWFADVGFGLRWYSPIGVLRFEWGFPLNRDPNYHDASVFEFSIGPSF; from the coding sequence TTGATTAAGCTTCTGTGTACTTTGTTATTAGTTACTGCCACATCGACTGCGATGGCGGCTCCCAAGAAAAAAACTCCCAAGAAGAATGGGCCGACGGCGTCTGCGCCAGCTCAACCCGCGTCTTCTGGTATCACGATTAAATCCATCGAAGTAGCGGGCAATCGCAAAATCGAAAAAGATGCCATTCTGACTAAGATCGCTTCAAAAGCGGGAGCGGAATATAGCGCGGCAACTGTTCGTGCAGATGTAGAAGCTCTTTTCAAACTTGGTTTTTTCAATAACATCGAAGTTGATCGTCAAGTCACAGGCAAAGAAGCCGTGTTGACGTATAAAGTTTTGGAAAAACCATCCATCACTGAAATCACTTACGAAGGTAACAGTGAAATCAAATCCGAAGATATCGCAGATGCCACAGGTATCAAAGCATACCAGCTGTTAAACATGTCTAAAGTAAAAGAAGCCGTCGAGAAAGTTCAAAAACTTTACGAAGACAAAGGTTTCTTCCTGGCTCGTGTGGAAGCCGAAGTTCAAAACATCACTCAAGATGAAACAGTGCGCCTGGTTTTCAAAATTCGTGAAAATGACAAGGTAAAAGTTCGCAAGGTGACATTCCTTGGAGCTAAAAATCTGACAGAGGCCGAGCTTAAAAGCAAAATGATCACTCAAGAGGGTGGTTTCTTCTCGGCGATGTCGGGCTCGGGTCAATATAAGCAAGAAGCTTTCGACCGTGACGTTCAGATCATTCGTTTCATGTACTACAACCAAGGTTACGTACAGGCGAAAGTCGATCGTCCCCAAGTGACAGTGACTCCGGATAAGAAAAATATCTATATCACTTTCCACGTGGAAGAGGGTGAACAGTATTCCGTCGGTGATGTTGATTTCGCGGGCGACTTGTTGTTCCCTAAAGCTGAACTTTTCGAAGCCATCAAGATCGATAAAAACGGCGTTTTCTCTTATGAAGTTTTGCAAAAAGACATCAGCGAGTTGACGGCGAAATACGGTGACTTGGGTTACGCTTTTGCCAACGTCATCCCGCGCACGCGGGCTAATGATAAAGAACGCAAGATGGACTTGGTCTTCGAGTTCGACAAAGGCTCCAAAGTTTACTTCGGTAAAATCAACGTTGTTGGGAACTCCAAAACCCGTGACAAGGTGGTTCGTCGTGAGTTGAAAGTTCACGAGGGTGAGCTTTACAACGAAACTCGTCGTCGTCAGTCCTTGGAAAATATCCAACGTCTGGGCTTCTTTGAGGATGTGAACTTTAAAACATCTGTGGATCCAGAAAAAACAGACGTGATGAATGTCGATATCGCCGTTAAAGAACGTAATACAGGACAAATTCAATTGGGTGCTGGTTACGGAACGTCTCAAGGTTTCACGTTGCAAGGTTCGGTTCAGCAATCGAATTTCTTGGGCCGTGGTCAAAACTTGGGTGCGAATGTTAACTTAAGCGGAACGGGCAGCTACTATAGCTTGTCTTTCACAGAACCCTACTTCAATGACACTGAATGGTCTTTGGGTGGCGATCTCTATCGAAGCCAAAATACGGGTCGTGTGGACTACGATGAGGCTCACACGGGTATGTCGCTTCGTATGGGACATCCCATTGCGGAATTCACTCGTGGCTTCTTGCGCGCAAAATACGATAAGTCAGAATTGACGGAACGTAAGGATTCAACTGGTAAAGTGATCACGGACGAAGACTTGTTCCCATTGGCGACAGCCTCGGGTGAAACGATTTCTTTGACGGGGACTTTGGAATACGACACACGTAATGACCGATTCTCTCCAACAAAAGGTATCTTTGCTTCGGCATCTTATGAATATGCGGGTTTCGGTCAGCTGAAGTACAACCGTGCCAGCACAAGATTCAACTATTTCAAAAACATCTTCTGGGATGTGGTTTGGAGAAATGATCTTCAGTACGCACGTATCGATGGAATTGATGGTCAGGATGTTCCTTTCAATGAATTGTACTTATTGGGTGGACCGTACTCACTACGTGGTTTCCGTTCTTACCGTGTTGGTAAAATGAAAAGATCTCAAAAAATCTATAACGATTTAACGAATCCGGCTGTGACTAATCCGCCACTATCTGCTGAACAAGCCGAAATTCAGGCGATGCGTTTCTATGGTGGTACTCAGCAGGCAATGGCTCGTACTGAATTGCAGTTCCCTTTGGTGAAAGATGCTGGCATCATGGGTGCAGGATTCTTTGACGTGGGTGCCGCTGATGACGTCTTGACCAGTGACAGCTGGTTTGCAGACGTGGGCTTCGGTCTTCGTTGGTATTCACCGATCGGGGTGTTGAGATTCGAGTGGGGCTTCCCGCTGAACCGCGATCCGAATTACCACGACGCTTCGGTGTTCGAGTTCTCGATTGGTCCAAGTTTCTAA
- a CDS encoding OmpH family outer membrane protein: MRKMIIAATVFMMTVAAQAAENSKVGFVDMQKAIQATSAGKKAKAELESEFNKKKKDLEKKEADLKKMGEDLEKKKSVLSEDALGKKQAEFQEEMIKYRDIVGKSQMEIQKKERELTAPILTKMKTVIGKLAKDKGYTLVLENNQGVLYSTPDSDLTDEVIKAYEKEK; the protein is encoded by the coding sequence ATGAGAAAAATGATTATCGCAGCGACTGTGTTCATGATGACAGTGGCGGCTCAAGCGGCTGAAAACAGCAAAGTAGGCTTCGTAGACATGCAGAAAGCTATCCAAGCAACTTCTGCAGGTAAAAAAGCCAAAGCTGAACTTGAATCTGAGTTCAACAAAAAGAAAAAAGATCTTGAGAAAAAAGAAGCTGATCTGAAAAAGATGGGTGAAGATCTTGAAAAGAAAAAATCAGTTCTTTCTGAAGATGCTCTTGGTAAAAAACAAGCAGAATTTCAGGAAGAAATGATCAAGTACCGTGATATCGTAGGCAAAAGCCAGATGGAAATTCAAAAGAAAGAGCGCGAGCTAACGGCTCCAATTTTGACTAAAATGAAAACAGTTATTGGAAAATTGGCAAAGGACAAAGGTTACACTTTGGTTCTTGAGAACAACCAAGGTGTTTTGTACTCCACTCCGGACTCTGACCTTACAGACGAAGTGATTAAGGCCTACGAGAAAGAAAAATAG